In the Gemmatimonadota bacterium genome, one interval contains:
- a CDS encoding acyl-CoA/acyl-ACP dehydrogenase, with translation MDFGFSEDQELLRDSARKFLDAECPTTFVRKMMEDDSAHATELWKKAAELGWMGILIPEEHGGIGGSFLDLVVVMEEMGRSLMPGPFSATVLLGGPAVLAGGSDEQKAAVLPQVAAGELVMTLAQAEKSGRYDAGGIGMPATARGSDFVLSGEKLFVPDAHVADQMVVAARTGSPDAPAEEGITLFLVDAKSPGVEITQLKTVDMTRRQCHVAFQDVAIAGSQVLGEVGRGWSILQRVLDQAIAGLCTEMVGTGQQALDMAVEYAKERVQFGKPIGSFQAVKHKCVDMMVQVENARSLTYYAAWTVDENVDEASQAVPMAKAYCSDMCKTVTSEAIQVHGGIGFTWEHDMHLFYRRGLASEAAFGSAPTHREVVAQTLDL, from the coding sequence CGCAAGATGATGGAAGACGACAGCGCCCACGCCACGGAACTCTGGAAAAAAGCCGCTGAGTTGGGCTGGATGGGTATTCTGATTCCCGAGGAGCACGGCGGTATTGGCGGGAGTTTTCTCGATCTGGTTGTGGTGATGGAAGAGATGGGCAGGTCTCTGATGCCTGGACCGTTTTCGGCGACCGTGCTCCTGGGCGGCCCGGCCGTGCTGGCCGGCGGCTCGGACGAGCAAAAGGCTGCCGTTCTTCCCCAGGTCGCGGCTGGTGAACTGGTCATGACCTTGGCCCAGGCCGAAAAGAGCGGCCGCTATGACGCTGGCGGCATTGGTATGCCGGCCACGGCTCGGGGCAGCGACTTTGTGCTGTCCGGGGAAAAACTCTTTGTGCCGGACGCGCATGTTGCCGACCAGATGGTGGTTGCCGCACGTACCGGTTCACCCGATGCTCCGGCAGAAGAGGGCATTACGCTCTTTCTGGTCGATGCCAAGTCGCCGGGGGTCGAGATCACCCAACTGAAAACCGTAGACATGACCCGTCGCCAGTGTCACGTCGCTTTCCAGGATGTTGCGATAGCTGGCTCGCAGGTTCTTGGCGAGGTGGGCCGGGGCTGGTCGATTCTCCAGCGCGTCCTCGATCAAGCCATCGCCGGGCTGTGCACCGAGATGGTCGGGACCGGACAGCAGGCGCTCGATATGGCCGTTGAGTACGCCAAGGAGCGGGTGCAGTTCGGGAAACCCATAGGCAGTTTTCAAGCCGTCAAACACAAATGTGTGGATATGATGGTCCAGGTCGAAAACGCACGCTCACTGACCTATTACGCGGCCTGGACGGTCGATGAGAATGTGGACGAAGCGTCCCAGGCCGTACCTATGGCCAAGGCGTATTGCAGCGATATGTGCAAGACGGTGACCAGTGAGGCCATTCAGGTTCATGGCGGCATCGGGTTTACCTGGGAGCACGATATGCACCTCTTTTATCGCCGTGGCCTGGCATCCGAAGCCGCCTTCGGCAGTGCCCCGACCCACCGTGAAGTAGTGGCCCAGACGCTGGACCTGTAG
- a CDS encoding thiamine pyrophosphate-binding protein, with the protein MAKVDGNSLVVKSLKDEGVDTVFYITGGPMVDVASKCIEIGFNSVDVRHEQGASMAAHAYSRVLGRPGVCFAASGPGVTNLITGVGNAYLDAVPVVALGGASAISQDGMGAFQEMDQVGMFKPITKMSERVKDARRIPEIINKAFRVATSGQPGPVYVDLPGDVLYRVVEEEEVTFPKRPHQVPRVAGDPALVKEAVALLKAAERPLVITGTGIMWSGAMQELQEFVETTGIPFYTTPQGRGVIPEDHALSFLGARNRAWKEADVVLIVGTRLNFILGFGQAPRFAEDVKMIQVDIADEEIGRNRAVDVGIVGDAKMVLRQLTDEASDSFRGRDELAWIDTLRGHDQRSQEKMSAIMQAESSPMHPLRLCKEVRDFMDRDAIIVVDGHEILNFARQSVPTNAPGHRVNAGPNGCMGVAVPFGLGAKVAKPDTQVIVLSGDGSFGMNGMEIDTMVRKNIPAIIVISNNGGWAGAGVMNAGRDLGFSRYDEMAKVFGAHGEFVERPEDIRPALERAVASGKPAVINVITDPSARSSTQSFAAYRAI; encoded by the coding sequence ATGGCAAAAGTTGATGGCAATTCATTGGTTGTCAAATCGCTCAAAGACGAAGGCGTGGATACCGTTTTCTATATCACCGGCGGACCGATGGTCGATGTGGCCTCCAAATGCATTGAGATTGGATTTAACTCGGTCGATGTGCGCCACGAGCAGGGGGCTTCCATGGCCGCCCACGCCTATAGCCGGGTGCTGGGCAGGCCAGGGGTGTGCTTTGCCGCCTCCGGCCCCGGTGTCACCAATCTGATCACCGGGGTTGGCAATGCCTATCTGGACGCCGTTCCGGTCGTTGCTCTGGGCGGAGCGAGTGCCATTTCCCAGGACGGCATGGGCGCATTCCAGGAGATGGATCAGGTCGGCATGTTCAAGCCGATCACCAAAATGTCCGAGCGGGTCAAAGACGCGCGTCGCATTCCGGAAATCATCAATAAAGCCTTTCGCGTGGCCACCAGCGGTCAGCCGGGTCCGGTCTATGTCGACCTGCCGGGCGACGTCCTCTACCGTGTGGTTGAAGAAGAGGAAGTCACGTTTCCCAAGCGTCCCCACCAAGTCCCGCGGGTGGCCGGTGATCCGGCCCTGGTCAAGGAGGCGGTGGCGCTGCTGAAGGCGGCCGAGCGACCCTTGGTCATTACCGGGACTGGTATCATGTGGTCGGGCGCGATGCAGGAACTCCAGGAGTTTGTGGAAACGACCGGCATCCCCTTTTATACCACCCCACAGGGGCGTGGCGTTATTCCTGAGGACCATGCCCTGAGCTTTCTGGGCGCGCGCAACCGGGCCTGGAAAGAGGCTGACGTGGTGCTGATTGTCGGTACGCGCCTCAACTTCATTCTGGGTTTCGGGCAGGCGCCGCGTTTTGCGGAAGATGTCAAAATGATCCAGGTCGATATTGCGGACGAAGAGATCGGTCGCAACCGCGCGGTTGATGTCGGTATCGTGGGTGACGCCAAGATGGTCTTACGCCAGCTGACAGACGAGGCCAGCGACTCTTTCCGGGGCCGGGACGAACTGGCCTGGATCGATACGCTGCGCGGCCATGACCAACGTTCCCAGGAAAAGATGAGCGCCATCATGCAGGCGGAATCGTCTCCCATGCACCCCCTGCGGCTGTGCAAAGAGGTCCGGGATTTTATGGACCGCGACGCCATTATTGTCGTCGACGGCCACGAGATTCTCAATTTTGCGCGGCAGTCGGTGCCGACGAACGCTCCCGGCCACCGGGTCAACGCCGGCCCGAACGGCTGTATGGGCGTGGCCGTGCCGTTCGGACTCGGCGCAAAAGTGGCCAAACCGGACACCCAGGTCATTGTCCTCAGCGGAGACGGTTCGTTTGGCATGAACGGCATGGAAATCGACACCATGGTCCGCAAGAACATTCCGGCCATCATCGTTATCAGCAATAACGGCGGCTGGGCCGGCGCGGGGGTGATGAACGCCGGACGCGACCTGGGCTTCAGCCGGTATGACGAGATGGCCAAGGTGTTCGGGGCGCACGGTGAGTTTGTCGAAAGGCCGGAAGACATTCGGCCCGCCCTCGAACGTGCCGTTGCCTCGGGCAAGCCGGCGGTGATCAACGTGATAACCGACCCCAGTGCGCGGTCGTCAACGCAGTCGTTTGCCGCCTACCGGGCAATTTAA
- a CDS encoding isoaspartyl peptidase/L-asparaginase has translation MTPALIVHGGAGAATPPALQAERRSGLEAAFAAGWNILVRGGSALDAVVQATVTLEDHPLFNAGLGSCLTEDGTVEVDASLMDGSTFQTGAVGAVRNIKNAIQLARAVMTDGRHVFLVGEGAERFAREHGLPPAAVDELITARQHQRWQAQQTAGEPGTVGAVALDSAGGLAAATSTGGVMGKRSGRVGDSAVIGAGTYADSAIGACSVTGDGEDIIRATLARTAVELLRGGKDPAQAARAALARLTRQTRGEAGLILLDPFGRSGVVYNTESMGVALRLGSGQALRAEGRLVARV, from the coding sequence ATGACCCCCGCTCTGATCGTCCACGGTGGCGCCGGAGCTGCGACGCCACCAGCACTGCAAGCCGAACGTCGATCAGGGTTGGAGGCGGCCTTTGCCGCGGGCTGGAATATTCTTGTTCGGGGTGGGTCTGCACTCGACGCAGTCGTGCAAGCAACCGTGACTCTCGAAGATCATCCTCTCTTCAATGCCGGCCTTGGCTCCTGCCTGACAGAAGACGGGACGGTCGAGGTTGACGCTTCCCTTATGGACGGCTCCACATTTCAGACCGGCGCCGTGGGGGCGGTCAGGAATATCAAGAACGCCATCCAACTGGCTCGGGCTGTCATGACGGACGGGCGACACGTATTTCTGGTCGGCGAGGGTGCCGAACGATTCGCACGAGAGCACGGACTACCGCCCGCTGCGGTGGACGAACTGATTACCGCCCGCCAGCACCAGCGCTGGCAGGCGCAACAAACCGCAGGCGAACCCGGGACGGTTGGTGCGGTTGCCCTGGATTCGGCGGGCGGGCTGGCGGCGGCAACCTCAACCGGCGGCGTGATGGGCAAGCGCTCCGGCCGTGTGGGCGACTCTGCCGTTATTGGGGCCGGGACGTATGCGGACAGCGCAATTGGCGCCTGCTCGGTAACAGGTGATGGCGAGGACATTATTCGGGCGACCCTGGCCCGTACGGCGGTGGAATTGCTGCGCGGCGGCAAAGACCCCGCGCAAGCCGCTCGCGCTGCTCTGGCTCGCCTTACACGACAGACACGGGGAGAGGCCGGTCTGATTCTGCTCGATCCCTTTGGCCGGAGTGGTGTTGTCTATAATACGGAATCGATGGGGGTGGCCCTTCGACTCGGCTCAGGACAGGCATTGCGGGCTGAGGGACGACTGGTGGCGCGGGTGTGA